From a single Acidobacteriota bacterium genomic region:
- a CDS encoding 3-deoxy-D-manno-octulosonic acid transferase yields MWTLYRIAAWALAPLWLLVLALRQRGAWRPLQRLGFLGARSDGPIWIQAVSVGEVRIGLRLAQALASRGLPVALTTTTAAGMALARKEGPPGLDPHAFPLDLGPCMRQALRSLRPRALVLVETELWPALFREARRAGIPVLIANGRLSDRALSRTLRFKSLYARALQGVHVAAQTEEHAARFRLLGAWPERVTILGNLKYDLAPPPAFEAARQALAALLPSGPLWVAGSVREGEETAAAQAHAEVMARLPGARLVLAPRHLDRVPAALEACSRAGLRAARRSRPGPEGWDVLLLDTLGELWSAYALGAAAFVGGSLVPLGGQNVLEPAYLGRPVLFGPHTENFREDAERLVAAGGAFRVENASELAWRVTSLLQDPRLAEAAGLKAQAAVEAHRGAVDRAARWIADAIPGV; encoded by the coding sequence GTGTGGACGCTGTATAGAATTGCGGCATGGGCCCTGGCGCCCCTCTGGCTGCTCGTGTTGGCCCTGCGCCAGCGGGGGGCCTGGCGTCCCCTTCAGCGTCTGGGCTTTCTCGGCGCCCGATCGGACGGCCCCATCTGGATCCAGGCCGTGTCCGTCGGCGAGGTGCGCATCGGCCTCCGCCTGGCCCAGGCCCTCGCCTCCCGCGGCCTGCCCGTGGCGCTCACGACCACGACGGCGGCGGGGATGGCCCTGGCGCGCAAGGAGGGCCCCCCCGGCCTCGACCCCCACGCCTTTCCCCTGGACCTGGGCCCCTGCATGCGCCAGGCCCTTCGCTCCCTGCGCCCCCGCGCCCTGGTGCTCGTGGAGACGGAGCTGTGGCCGGCGCTGTTCCGGGAGGCCCGGCGGGCGGGCATCCCCGTCCTCATCGCAAACGGGCGCCTCTCGGACCGCGCCCTCTCACGCACCTTGCGCTTCAAGTCGCTCTACGCCCGGGCTCTGCAGGGCGTTCACGTGGCCGCCCAGACGGAGGAGCACGCCGCGCGCTTTCGCCTCCTGGGCGCCTGGCCTGAGCGGGTGACGATCCTGGGCAACCTGAAGTACGACCTCGCCCCGCCCCCCGCCTTCGAGGCGGCGCGTCAAGCCCTGGCGGCCCTCCTCCCCTCGGGGCCCCTGTGGGTCGCCGGATCCGTGCGGGAGGGTGAAGAAACCGCCGCGGCCCAGGCCCACGCCGAGGTCATGGCCCGCCTGCCCGGGGCGAGGCTCGTGCTGGCCCCCCGGCACCTCGACCGGGTCCCCGCGGCGTTGGAGGCGTGCTCCCGCGCCGGGCTCAGGGCGGCGAGGAGGTCGCGCCCGGGCCCGGAGGGATGGGACGTCCTCCTGCTGGACACCCTGGGGGAACTCTGGTCGGCTTACGCGCTGGGGGCGGCGGCCTTCGTGGGGGGGAGCCTCGTTCCTTTGGGCGGGCAGAACGTCCTGGAGCCCGCCTACCTCGGCCGCCCGGTCCTCTTCGGCCCGCACACGGAGAATTTCCGCGAGGATGCGGAGCGGCTCGTGGCGGCGGGGGGCGCCTTCCGCGTGGAGAACGCCTCGGAGCTGGCCTGGAGGGTCACGTCCCTCCTGCAGGACCCGCGCCTGGCGGAGGCGGCGGGCCTGAAGGCGCAGGCCGCGGTGGAGGCCCACCGGGGCGCGGTGGATCGCGCGGCGCGGTGGATCGCCGACGCCATCCCCGGCGTCTGA